The following coding sequences lie in one Lolium perenne isolate Kyuss_39 chromosome 2, Kyuss_2.0, whole genome shotgun sequence genomic window:
- the LOC127331621 gene encoding F-actin-capping protein subunit alpha, giving the protein MSDDDGDGAGEQLTDDQKREIAVWFLSNAPAGEIRYVAKDVRALLRDEAVYEAAAAEAYPKYNKAHLVSLDLPDRSGDIIITTYGELDRNNYLDPRTAQVATVDHVKQTCTKLRPAADEELPSAYIEEFRNAIDVEVSKYVGEAYPKGVCAVYCTSGKDIEEPGADFGLAVVISAARRSPQNFCNGSWRSVWTLEFSYAFQLVEIKGKIQVGAHYFEEGNVQLDTDVDRKDSTLMQTPEDTALSVTNIIRHQESEYFSSLEESYLNLSDATFKDLRRKLPVTRTLFPWHNTHALSLTRDLAKELALGK; this is encoded by the exons ATGtcggacgacgacggcgacggcgccggCGAGCAGCTCACTGACGACCAGAAGCGGGAGATCGCCGTCTGGTTCCTCTCCAACGCCCCCGCCGGCGAGATCCGCTACGTCGCCAAAG ATGTGCGCGCGCTGCTGCGGGACGAGGCCGTGTACGAGGCCGCCGCCGCGGAGGCCTACCCCAAGTACAACAAGGCGCACCTCGTCTCCCTCGACCTCCCCGACCGCAGCGGCGAT ATAATCATCACAACTTATGGGGAGCTCGACAGGAATAACTATCTGGACCCTAGGACTGCCCAAGTTGCTACGGTGGACCATGTTAAGCAG ACTTGTACAAAATTGAGGCCTGCTGCAGACGAGGAGCTTCCTTCAGCATATATTGAGGAGTTTAG GAATGCTATAGATGTTGAAGTGTCAAAATACGTTGGTGAAGCTTATCCAAAAGGTGTGTGTGCTGTTTATTGTACCAGCGGAAAGGATATAGAGGAACCAGGTGCTGATTTTGGTTTGGCAGTAGTTATTTCTGCTGCTAGACGCAGCCCACAGAACTTCTG CAACGGCAGCTGGCGCTCTGTTTGGACTCTGGAATTCAGTTATGCATTTCAACTTGTTGAAATTAAAGGAAAGATACAG GTAGGTGCTCATTATTTTGAAGAGGGAAATGTACAGCTGGATACTGATGTTGATCGCAAGGACTCCACACTAATGCAG ACGCCTGAAGACACTGCACTCTCAGTAACTAACATCATTCGCCATCAGGAGTCCGAGTATTTTTCTTCTCTTGAG GAATCATACTTGAACTTGTCCGACGCAACGTTCAAG GATCTTCGGAGGAAACTTCCAGTTACCCGCACCCTTTTCCCATGGCACAACACTCATGCCCTCAGCCTTACACGGGACCTCGCCAAAGAGCTAGCGCTagggaaatga
- the LOC127331622 gene encoding uncharacterized protein: MPQGDYIELHQKRHGRRLDYEERKRKREARSVKRNSKDARNLLGAKGKRFAKKRYAEKAQMKKTLKMHDESTSRQKVDDDVQEGAIPPYLLDRDQTQRAKVLSNTIKQKRKEKAGKWDVPLPKVRPVAEEEMFKVLRTGKRKTKQWKRMVTKATFVGPGFTRKPPKYERFIRPTGLRFTKAHVTHPELKCTFNLDIISVKKNPNGPMYTSLGVMTRGTIIEVNVSELGLVTPAGKVVWGKYAQVTNNPENDGCINAVLLV; this comes from the exons ATG CCTCAGGGAGACTACATCGAGCTCCACCAGAAGCGCCATGGCCGGCGCCTGGACTACGAGGAGCGCAAGCGCAAGAGGGAGGCCCGCTCGGTCAAGAGGAACTCCAAGGATGCCCGCAAC TTGCTCGGCGCTAAGGGCAAGAGGTTCGCCAAGAAGCGGTATGCCGAGAAGGCGCAGATGAAGAAGAC CCTGAAAATGCATGATGAGTCAACTTCCCGTCAGAAGGTTGATGATGATGTTCAAGAGGGCGCTATCCCTCCGTATCTGCTGGATCGTGATCAGACACAGCGCGCCAAG GTTCTCAGCAACACAATTAAGCAAAAGAGGAAAGAAAAGGCTGGCAAATGGGACGTTCCCTTGCCAAAG GTCAGACCTGTTGCTGAAGAAGAGATGTTCAAAGTTCTTCGGACTGGCAAGAGGAAAA CCAAGCAGTGGAAGAGAATGGTAACTAAAGCCACCTTTGTTGGTCCTGGATTTACAAGGAAGCCACCAAAGTACGAAAGGTTCATTCGGCCCACTGGTCTGCGTTTCACGAAAGCTCATGTGACTCACCCTGAACTGAAATGTACGTTCAACCTCGACATaatttccgtgaagaaaaatccaAATGGTCCGATGTATACTTCTCTTGGTGTTATGACAAGGGGAACAATCATTGAG GTGAATGTCAGCGAACTTGGACTCGTAACCCCTGCTGGAAAAGTTGTTTGGG GTAAATACGCCCAGGTGACAAATAACCCAGAGAACGATGGCTGTATCAATGCTGTCTTACTTGTGTGA
- the LOC127331620 gene encoding uncharacterized protein has product MERFRLRSPPLSLKLAFAVSLTVSFAVSCCSSSPLPSSAAPKSPPPSPQAVAADLLSLLAGPSAAARVPAGEASRLRSCLRFLAPVSPATVSRAYPWRDSRKVLLEVRDAADEADAMVMWPPAPVMELARLAVDSGGDPGAIHRMLDPTMLPVPDIAGSKENKCQLTRTPYGRHFANEEINSYFAFLFELIVARGPSVGFNVSLTRYDLFHGHLFLASGTGRLGILFHAKEYPAVDKELFPYNLGYCQAGSDVPYDDSMNLRNILWLAPLPSNETKAWLAPGVLVVLDAHPDGIIYQDMIRDYVQIVRTIYEDDFGKHAVDVNYLNVANAAPADRIFIC; this is encoded by the exons ATGGAACGCTTCCGGTTGAGGTCTCCTCCCCTGTCGCTGAAGCTGGCCTTCGCCGTCTCCCTCACCGTCTCCTTCGCCGtctcctgctgctcctcctcccccctcccctcctccgccgcccccaAGTCTCCCCCGCCTTCTCCCCAGGCCGTAGCCGCCGATCTCCTCTCCCTCCTCGCCGGCCCGAGCGCCGCGGCGCGGGTGCCGGCTGGGGAGGCGTCGCGCCTGCGCTCCTGCCTCCGGTTCCTCGCCCCGGTCAGCCCCGCCACCGTGTCTAGGGCTTATCCGTGGAGGGATTCCCGGAAGGTTCTCCTGGAAGTCCGCGATGCGGCTGATGAGGCGGATGCGATGGTGATGTGGCCGCCGGCGCCGGTCATGGAGCTGGCGCGCCTCGCCGTCGACTCCGGCGGCGACCCTGGGGCGATCCACCGCATGCTCGACCCCACCATGCTTCCG GTGCCTGATATTGCGGGATCGAAGGAGAACAAATGCCAGCTCACTAGGACACCATACGGAAGGCACTTTGCTAACGAG GAAATCAATTCATACTTCGCATTTTTGTTTGAATTGATTGTTGCACGAGGACCATCAGTTGGATTTAATGTATCACTGACTCGGTATGATTTGTTCCATGGGCATCTTTTCCTGGCATCTGGGACGGGAAGGCTTGGGATTCT GTTCCACGCTAAAGAATATCCAGCAGTTGATAAGGAATTGTTCCCTTACAATTTGGGATATTGCCAGGCTG GATCTGATGTACCTTATGATGATTCTATGAATTTACGTAATATCCTTTGGTTAGCACCATTGCCATCCAATGAGACAAAAGCTTGGTTAGCTCCAG GAGTGTTAGTCGTCTTAGATGCACATCCTGATGGAATTATTTATCAAGATATGATACGAGACTATGTTCAAATTGTACGAACAATATATGAAG ATGATTTTGGTAAGCATGCCGTTGATGTCAATTATCTGAATGTTGCCAACGCAGCTCCAGCCGATAGAATTTTCATTTGCTGA